The Nitrospira sp. genome has a segment encoding these proteins:
- the rplB gene encoding 50S ribosomal protein L2: MGLKLYRPTSPGRRGMSAVTTGDLAKKRPEKSLTEFHLRTAGRNNNGRVTSRFRGGGHKRLYRRIDFKRDKAGVPARVASIEYDPNRSARIALLHYADGEKRYILAPVGLAVSEMVQSGPAAEVKPGNALPLDTIPLGTTIHNIELKPGKGGQLIRSAGGFAQVMGREGNYVQIRLKSGEMRKVLKTCMATVGQVGNLDHENESVGKAGRSRWRGRLPHVRGVVMNPVDHPHGGGEGKSGQGNPHPVSPWGLPTKGYKTRNNKKTDKFIIARRKK; this comes from the coding sequence ATGGGACTGAAACTCTATCGGCCAACATCTCCGGGACGGCGTGGCATGTCGGCGGTCACAACGGGTGACCTGGCCAAGAAGCGCCCAGAGAAGAGCCTGACAGAATTCCATTTACGCACGGCCGGCCGCAACAACAACGGGCGGGTCACCTCGCGGTTCCGTGGCGGAGGACACAAGCGGCTCTATCGTCGGATTGACTTCAAACGCGACAAGGCGGGCGTGCCGGCACGGGTGGCGTCAATCGAATACGACCCCAATCGTTCGGCCCGTATTGCGCTGCTGCACTACGCCGACGGTGAGAAGCGCTACATTCTGGCGCCAGTCGGTCTGGCGGTGAGCGAGATGGTGCAGTCGGGTCCGGCCGCTGAGGTCAAACCGGGAAATGCGCTGCCGCTCGATACGATCCCGCTCGGAACGACGATTCATAATATCGAGCTCAAGCCGGGAAAGGGCGGGCAGCTCATTCGGAGCGCCGGCGGCTTCGCGCAGGTCATGGGCCGCGAAGGCAACTATGTCCAGATCCGGCTCAAGTCTGGAGAAATGCGGAAGGTGTTGAAGACCTGCATGGCCACGGTGGGGCAGGTGGGCAACCTTGATCATGAGAACGAGTCGGTGGGCAAGGCGGGCCGGTCTCGCTGGCGGGGGCGCTTGCCGCATGTGCGGGGTGTGGTGATGAACCCAGTGGACCATCCCCATGGCGGCGGCGAAGGCAAGTCGGGGCAGGGCAATCCCCATCCGGTGTCGCCGTGGGGTCTGCCGACCAAGGGCTAC
- a CDS encoding 50S ribosomal protein L23 — protein MTTGLHSVLRRPLLTEKMTALREGANQVGFAVRADANRVEIKKAIEALLKVKVERVNVMTVKGKIKRLGRFAGKRSDWKKAIVTLKKGEKLELYESA, from the coding sequence ATGACAACGGGGCTGCATTCGGTGCTTCGCCGTCCGTTGCTGACGGAAAAGATGACGGCGCTTCGCGAAGGGGCCAATCAGGTCGGCTTCGCCGTCCGCGCGGATGCCAATCGCGTGGAGATCAAGAAGGCGATTGAGGCGCTGCTCAAGGTGAAGGTCGAACGTGTCAACGTGATGACCGTCAAGGGCAAGATCAAGCGGCTGGGTCGGTTTGCCGGCAAGCGATCGGACTGGAAAAAAGCCATTGTGACGCTCAAGAAGGGCGAGAAGCTCGAATTGTACGAGAGCGCGTAG
- the rplD gene encoding 50S ribosomal protein L4 → MPTVDVVDIHKRKVGSVELKATVFGAKPAVGLVHEVVIMQRACERQGTASVLRRGEVSGSGKKPWKQKHTGRARAGSLRSPVWRHGGSVFGPKPRSYAYGMPKQKYRTALQNALSAKLAEGCVVVLSGLTLESPKTKLLAKTLTQLGLTSSTLVVVGTGYNDLERAAANLPKVKVVQPETLNVYDVLRHDKLVILERDVPRVQEVWA, encoded by the coding sequence ATGCCAACGGTTGATGTTGTCGATATCCATAAACGCAAGGTCGGCTCGGTCGAGTTGAAGGCGACCGTGTTCGGGGCGAAGCCGGCAGTGGGCTTGGTGCATGAGGTTGTGATTATGCAGCGCGCCTGCGAGCGGCAGGGTACTGCCTCTGTGCTGCGGCGTGGCGAGGTCAGCGGATCGGGCAAGAAACCGTGGAAGCAGAAGCACACGGGGCGGGCTCGGGCCGGCTCTCTGCGGTCTCCGGTGTGGCGTCACGGCGGATCGGTGTTCGGTCCGAAGCCGCGCAGCTACGCCTATGGCATGCCTAAGCAGAAGTATCGGACGGCGCTGCAGAATGCGCTGTCGGCCAAGCTGGCGGAAGGCTGCGTGGTGGTGCTATCGGGTTTGACGCTGGAGTCGCCCAAAACGAAGTTGCTGGCGAAAACGCTAACCCAGTTAGGGCTCACCTCCTCGACGCTGGTCGTGGTCGGGACGGGCTATAACGATCTGGAGCGGGCGGCGGCCAATCTGCCAAAGGTGAAAGTGGTTCAGCCAGAGACGTTGAACGTATACGACGTGTTACGCCACGACAAGCTGGTGATCTTAGAGCGCGATGTTCCCCGCGTGCAGGAGGTCTGGGCATGA